The Oharaeibacter diazotrophicus genome includes a window with the following:
- the gcvT gene encoding glycine cleavage system aminomethyltransferase GcvT → MSRAAETADPVVIEAAPLKTPLYDEHVALGAKMVPFAGYLMPVQYAGIIAEHQHTRAAAGLFDVSHMGQARLVGPDHATTALALEALVPADILNLSPGRQRYTQFLDGNAGILDDLMVHRPADPAEDGVLMLVVNAARKADDYAHLAARLPAGVTLVTADDRALLALQGPKAVDVMVRLGAAVADWPFMSAGPTRLAGIDVHVSRSGYTGEDGFEISVAENDVVALWRALVADSDVAPVGLGARDSLRLEGGLCLYGHDLDTGTTPVEAGLVWSIQKRRREEGGFPGADIVQQQIRDGAPRLRVGIRPEGRAPAREGTEIQAADGTPIGVVTSGGFGPTVGGPVAMGYVAAGHAAPGTRVTLVVRGKPLPAEVVALPFVPARFYRGR, encoded by the coding sequence ATGAGCCGTGCGGCCGAGACCGCCGACCCCGTCGTCATCGAGGCGGCGCCGCTGAAGACCCCCCTCTACGACGAACACGTCGCCCTCGGCGCCAAGATGGTGCCCTTCGCCGGGTACCTGATGCCGGTGCAATATGCCGGCATCATCGCCGAGCACCAGCACACCCGCGCCGCCGCCGGACTGTTCGACGTCTCGCACATGGGCCAGGCCCGCCTCGTCGGCCCCGACCACGCGACCACGGCCCTTGCGCTCGAGGCGCTGGTACCGGCCGACATCCTGAACCTTTCCCCCGGACGCCAGCGCTACACCCAGTTCCTCGACGGGAACGCCGGCATCCTCGACGACCTGATGGTGCACCGCCCGGCCGATCCGGCCGAGGACGGCGTGCTGATGCTGGTCGTCAACGCCGCCCGCAAGGCCGACGACTACGCCCACCTCGCCGCCCGGCTGCCGGCGGGCGTCACGCTCGTCACGGCCGACGACCGCGCGCTCTTGGCGCTGCAGGGCCCGAAGGCGGTCGACGTCATGGTCCGTCTCGGCGCGGCGGTCGCCGACTGGCCTTTCATGAGCGCCGGCCCGACCCGGCTCGCCGGCATCGACGTCCACGTCTCGCGCTCCGGCTACACCGGCGAGGACGGCTTCGAGATCTCGGTGGCCGAGAACGACGTCGTCGCGCTCTGGCGCGCGCTCGTCGCCGACTCCGACGTCGCGCCGGTCGGCCTCGGCGCCCGCGATTCGCTGCGGCTCGAGGGCGGTCTCTGCCTCTACGGTCACGACCTCGACACCGGCACGACGCCGGTCGAGGCCGGCCTCGTCTGGTCGATCCAGAAGCGGCGGCGCGAGGAGGGCGGCTTCCCGGGCGCCGACATCGTGCAGCAGCAGATCCGCGACGGTGCGCCGCGTCTTCGCGTCGGCATCCGTCCCGAGGGCCGCGCCCCGGCGCGCGAGGGCACCGAGATCCAGGCCGCCGACGGCACGCCGATCGGCGTCGTGACATCCGGCGGCTTCGGCCCGACGGTCGGCGGCCCTGTCGCGATGGGCTACGTCGCGGCCGGCCACGCCGCGCCGGGCACTCGCGTCACCCTCGTCGTGCGCGGCAAGCCGCTGCCGGCCGAGGTCGTCGCGCTGCCCTTCGTGCCGGCGCGCTTCTATCGCGGTCGCTGA
- the ispH gene encoding 4-hydroxy-3-methylbut-2-enyl diphosphate reductase, whose protein sequence is MSRPALTVLLCAPRGFCAGVDRAIQIVDLALARYGAPVYVRHEIVHNKYVVEELRRKGAVFVEELDEIPETDQPVIFSAHGVAKAVPAAAKARDLFHLDATCPLVTKVHREAEIHHRKGRHVVLIGHAGHPEVIGTMGQLPAGGVSLIETVADVAALDVPAGTPLAYTTQTTLSVDDTRQIVEALTARFPDIAAPHKEDICYATTNRQEAVKVVAPRVDALLVVGAPNSSNSQRLREVAAREGCERAFLIQRAAEIDWDAVGEIRTLGVTAGASAPEVLVEEVIDAFAARYDVTVETVRTADETVAFNLPRELRQPAA, encoded by the coding sequence TTGTCCCGACCGGCCCTCACCGTCCTGCTCTGCGCGCCGCGCGGCTTCTGCGCCGGCGTCGACCGCGCCATCCAGATCGTCGACCTCGCGCTCGCGCGCTACGGCGCGCCGGTCTACGTGCGCCACGAGATCGTGCACAACAAATACGTGGTCGAGGAACTGCGCCGGAAGGGCGCGGTCTTCGTCGAGGAGCTCGACGAGATCCCCGAGACCGACCAGCCGGTGATCTTCTCCGCCCACGGCGTCGCCAAGGCGGTGCCGGCGGCGGCGAAGGCGCGCGACCTGTTCCACCTCGACGCCACCTGTCCGCTGGTCACCAAGGTGCACCGCGAGGCCGAGATCCACCACCGCAAGGGCCGCCACGTCGTGCTGATCGGCCACGCCGGCCATCCCGAGGTGATCGGCACCATGGGCCAGCTGCCGGCGGGCGGCGTCAGCCTGATCGAGACGGTCGCCGACGTCGCCGCCCTCGACGTGCCCGCGGGCACGCCGCTCGCCTACACCACGCAGACCACCCTCTCCGTCGACGACACCCGCCAGATCGTGGAGGCGCTGACGGCGCGCTTCCCGGACATCGCGGCGCCGCACAAGGAGGACATCTGCTACGCCACCACCAACCGCCAGGAGGCGGTCAAGGTGGTCGCGCCGCGGGTGGACGCGCTGCTGGTGGTCGGCGCGCCGAACTCGTCGAACTCGCAGCGGCTGCGCGAGGTGGCGGCGCGCGAGGGCTGCGAGCGTGCGTTCCTGATCCAGCGCGCCGCCGAGATCGACTGGGACGCGGTCGGCGAGATCCGCACCCTCGGCGTCACCGCCGGGGCCTCGGCGCCCGAGGTGCTGGTCGAGGAAGTGATCGACGCCTTCGCCGCCCGTTACGACGTCACCGTCGAGACGGTGCGCACCGCCGACGAGACCGTCGCCTTCAACCTCCCCCGCGAGCTGCGCCAGCCGGCCGCCTGA
- a CDS encoding homoserine kinase, with translation MAVYTEITDDDLAGFLAGYDLGRALSCKGIAEGVENSNYLLRTERGTFILTLYEKRTREEDLPFFLGLMQHLAARGITCPQPVKARDGGALGRIAGRPATIVTFLDGVWVKRPGVSHCRQVGEALAALHDAGADFAIPRANALTVGDWRPLFELSKPRADEVLPGLAAEIEAELDHLEAHWPRDLPRGVIHADLFCDNVFFLGGQLSGLIDFYFACNDFLAYDLAICLNAWCFEPDHAFNATKGRAMLSGYLAKRPLSEAETAALPLLARGSAMRFLLTRLYDWLTTPEGALVKKKDPLEYLRKLRFHRGVASIAAYGLPPEDYAI, from the coding sequence ATGGCGGTCTACACCGAAATCACCGACGACGACCTCGCCGGCTTCCTCGCCGGCTACGACCTCGGCCGGGCGCTGTCTTGCAAGGGCATCGCCGAGGGCGTCGAGAACTCGAACTACCTGCTGCGCACCGAGCGCGGCACCTTCATCCTGACGCTCTACGAGAAGCGCACCCGCGAGGAGGACCTGCCGTTCTTCCTCGGGCTGATGCAGCACCTCGCGGCGCGCGGCATCACCTGCCCGCAGCCGGTGAAGGCGCGCGACGGCGGCGCGCTCGGTCGGATCGCCGGGCGGCCGGCGACCATCGTGACCTTCCTCGACGGCGTCTGGGTCAAGCGCCCGGGCGTCTCGCACTGCCGGCAGGTCGGCGAGGCGCTCGCCGCCCTGCACGACGCCGGCGCCGACTTCGCCATCCCGCGCGCCAACGCCCTCACCGTCGGCGACTGGCGGCCGCTGTTCGAGCTGTCGAAGCCGCGCGCAGACGAGGTGCTGCCCGGCCTCGCCGCCGAGATCGAGGCCGAGCTCGACCATCTCGAGGCGCACTGGCCGCGGGACCTGCCGCGCGGCGTGATCCACGCCGACCTCTTCTGCGACAACGTCTTCTTCCTCGGCGGCCAGCTGTCCGGGCTGATCGACTTCTATTTCGCCTGCAACGACTTCCTCGCCTACGACCTCGCAATCTGCCTGAACGCGTGGTGCTTCGAGCCCGACCACGCCTTCAACGCCACCAAGGGCCGGGCGATGCTGTCGGGGTATCTGGCGAAGCGGCCGCTGTCGGAGGCCGAGACGGCGGCGCTGCCGCTGCTGGCGCGCGGCTCGGCGATGCGCTTCCTGCTCACCCGCCTCTACGACTGGCTGACGACGCCGGAGGGGGCGCTGGTGAAAAAGAAGGACCCGCTCGAATACCTGCGCAAGCTGCGCTTCCACCGCGGCGTCGCGTCGATCGCCGCCTACGGGCTACCGCCGGAGGACTACGCCATATGA
- the rnhA gene encoding ribonuclease HI translates to MSATEPAEAAERRVTIHTDGACSGNPGPGGWGAILAYGGTEKELCGGEAQTTNNRMELTAACAALEALKRRCVVDLWTDSQYVKGGITGWIHSWKRNGWKTADKKPVKNADLWERLEAARQRHDVTWHWVKGHAGHDMNERADALARQGMAPFLPQRRSAG, encoded by the coding sequence ATGAGCGCGACCGAGCCGGCCGAGGCTGCCGAACGGCGGGTGACCATCCACACCGACGGCGCGTGCTCGGGCAATCCCGGCCCGGGCGGCTGGGGCGCGATCCTCGCCTACGGCGGCACCGAGAAGGAGCTCTGCGGCGGCGAGGCGCAGACCACCAACAACCGCATGGAGCTGACCGCGGCCTGCGCGGCGCTGGAGGCGCTGAAGCGGCGCTGCGTCGTCGACCTGTGGACCGACAGCCAATACGTCAAGGGCGGCATCACCGGCTGGATCCACAGCTGGAAGCGCAACGGCTGGAAGACCGCCGACAAGAAGCCGGTCAAGAACGCCGACCTCTGGGAACGCCTCGAGGCCGCCCGCCAGCGCCACGACGTCACCTGGCACTGGGTCAAGGGCCACGCCGGCCACGACATGAACGAACGCGCCGACGCCCTCGCCCGCCAGGGCATGGCCCCCTTCCTGCCGCAACGACGGAGCGCCGGATGA
- a CDS encoding diacylglycerol/lipid kinase family protein produces MTLTATRPIHPGDAAVRSVLVVANPVAGGFRYRALERFAGRLDDLGIRCEVVLTRYAGHLTEIARGLDGRHDALVVGGGDGSINEAVQGLVTLGAAAPTLGVLPFGTANVLAHELALPFSPVAMADLVSDGATGPLHLGRVGGRPFVLMVSAGFDGDVVHAVDAATKRRWGKLAYAGAALRLALARRGRDVVVEADGRRITCRLAVVTTARFYGGPLTITRATHATRPGLRLVTLADDAPGTLAKAAVALGLGRLDRLAGVSDVPVEKVRFLGEGIRMQVDGDRMDTDHGLVEADPVPLRVFRREVD; encoded by the coding sequence ATGACCCTGACCGCCACACGGCCGATCCACCCCGGGGACGCGGCCGTGCGGTCGGTCCTGGTCGTCGCCAATCCGGTCGCGGGCGGCTTCCGCTACCGCGCGCTGGAGCGCTTCGCCGGCCGGCTCGACGACCTCGGCATCCGCTGCGAAGTGGTGCTGACCCGCTACGCCGGCCACCTCACCGAGATCGCCCGCGGCCTCGACGGCCGCCACGACGCGCTGGTGGTCGGCGGCGGCGACGGCTCGATCAACGAGGCGGTCCAGGGGCTGGTGACGCTCGGCGCCGCGGCGCCAACGCTCGGCGTGCTGCCGTTCGGCACCGCCAACGTGCTCGCCCACGAACTCGCCCTGCCGTTCTCGCCGGTGGCGATGGCCGACCTCGTGTCCGACGGCGCGACAGGGCCGCTGCACCTCGGCCGCGTCGGCGGCCGGCCCTTCGTGCTGATGGTCTCGGCCGGCTTCGACGGCGACGTCGTCCACGCCGTCGACGCCGCCACCAAGCGGCGCTGGGGCAAGCTCGCCTATGCCGGCGCGGCGCTGCGGCTCGCGCTGGCGCGCCGGGGCCGCGACGTGGTGGTCGAGGCCGACGGCCGGCGCATCACCTGCCGGCTCGCGGTGGTGACGACGGCGCGCTTCTACGGCGGGCCGCTGACGATCACCCGCGCCACCCACGCCACCCGGCCGGGACTGAGGCTGGTCACCCTCGCCGACGACGCGCCCGGCACGCTCGCCAAGGCGGCCGTCGCGCTCGGCCTCGGCCGGCTCGACCGCCTCGCGGGCGTGAGCGACGTTCCGGTCGAGAAGGTCCGCTTCCTCGGCGAGGGCATCCGCATGCAGGTCGACGGCGACCGCATGGACACCGACCACGGCCTCGTCGAGGCCGACCCGGTGCCGCTCCGCGTGTTCCGCCGCGAGGTCGACTGA
- a CDS encoding peroxiredoxin, with translation MSLMIAIGDRLPAATFKVKTDAGTSEMTTDDVFAGKKVVLFAVPGAFTPTCSMNHLPGYLENAEAIKAKGVDTIAVVSVNDHYVMGAWAAATKAGDKILFLADGAAKFTTAAGLDLDLSGGGLGVRSKRYAMIVEDGVVKSLDIEENPGQATVSGAAAVIEKL, from the coding sequence ATGTCCCTCATGATCGCCATCGGTGACCGCCTGCCCGCCGCCACGTTCAAGGTCAAGACCGACGCCGGCACCTCCGAGATGACCACCGACGACGTCTTCGCCGGCAAGAAGGTCGTGCTGTTCGCCGTGCCGGGCGCCTTCACGCCGACCTGCTCGATGAACCACCTGCCGGGCTACCTGGAGAACGCCGAGGCGATCAAGGCCAAGGGCGTCGACACCATCGCCGTGGTCTCGGTCAACGACCACTACGTCATGGGCGCCTGGGCCGCGGCCACCAAGGCCGGCGACAAGATCCTGTTCCTCGCCGACGGCGCCGCCAAGTTCACCACGGCCGCCGGTCTCGACCTCGACCTCTCCGGCGGCGGCCTCGGCGTCCGCTCCAAGCGCTACGCCATGATCGTCGAGGACGGCGTCGTGAAGTCGCTCGACATCGAGGAGAACCCGGGTCAGGCCACCGTCTCCGGCGCCGCCGCGGTGATCGAGAAGCTCTGA
- a CDS encoding protein-disulfide reductase DsbD domain-containing protein, with protein MNSSFVRLALSALVLFSPVTVSRAGPSIPEPGTALAVAGPDGRGGYDVGVGIALPEGWHTYWRSPGDSGVPPVFDWSASENVAAFEVAWPAPGRYFDGFGTSVVYDGDVTLPVRVVPADPAAPVRLAVRLNYGYCKDICVPATAEFSADLDPAAPRDEAAAATIAAARASVPVPEAEAAPDAPRLVALEVAGEGRDARATVTLAAADAERVDLFVEGPDGWYLSPPERVSAGDGRAVFAVALDGRPKKAALSGAVLRFTIADGARSVEALRSLP; from the coding sequence ATGAACAGTTCCTTCGTCCGCCTCGCGCTCTCGGCCCTCGTCCTCTTCTCTCCGGTCACCGTCTCTCGGGCCGGGCCGTCGATCCCCGAACCCGGGACGGCGCTCGCCGTCGCCGGTCCGGACGGGCGCGGCGGCTACGACGTCGGCGTCGGCATCGCGCTGCCGGAAGGCTGGCACACCTATTGGCGCAGCCCCGGCGACAGCGGCGTTCCGCCGGTGTTCGACTGGTCGGCGAGCGAGAACGTCGCCGCCTTCGAGGTGGCGTGGCCGGCGCCCGGGCGCTACTTCGACGGCTTCGGCACCTCGGTGGTCTACGACGGCGACGTGACGCTGCCGGTCAGGGTGGTGCCGGCGGATCCGGCGGCGCCGGTCCGGCTCGCGGTCCGCCTCAACTACGGCTACTGCAAGGACATCTGCGTGCCGGCGACCGCCGAGTTCTCCGCCGATCTCGACCCCGCCGCACCCCGCGACGAGGCGGCCGCGGCGACGATCGCGGCGGCGCGGGCGAGCGTGCCGGTGCCCGAGGCGGAAGCCGCGCCGGACGCGCCGCGGCTGGTCGCGCTCGAGGTCGCGGGGGAGGGCAGGGACGCCCGCGCGACGGTGACGCTCGCCGCCGCCGACGCCGAGCGCGTCGATCTCTTTGTCGAGGGACCGGACGGCTGGTACCTGTCGCCGCCGGAGCGCGTCTCGGCCGGCGACGGCCGGGCGGTGTTCGCCGTCGCACTCGACGGCCGCCCGAAGAAGGCGGCGCTGTCCGGCGCGGTGCTGCGCTTCACGATCGCCGACGGCGCCCGCTCTGTGGAAGCGCTGCGCAGCCTGCCGTGA
- a CDS encoding YqgE/AlgH family protein encodes MFSARNGYLDGQLLIAMPGIEESGFARSVVYLCAHSEDGAMGLIINKPMAHLSFRDLLVQLDIIPDDEAIRLPAPAGTMRVHRGGPVETGRGFVLHSSDYHLENSTLPINDEISLTATLEILKAIADGRGPDHAILALGYAGWAPGQLESEIQANGWLNCDADPALLFETDLDERYGRALAKLGIDPALLSTESGHA; translated from the coding sequence TTGTTCAGCGCGCGGAACGGCTATCTGGACGGCCAACTCCTCATCGCCATGCCAGGGATCGAGGAGAGCGGGTTCGCACGCTCGGTGGTCTATCTCTGCGCCCACTCCGAGGACGGGGCGATGGGGCTGATCATCAACAAGCCGATGGCGCATCTGTCCTTCCGCGACCTCCTGGTGCAGCTCGACATCATCCCCGACGACGAGGCGATCCGCCTGCCGGCGCCCGCCGGCACGATGCGCGTCCACCGCGGCGGCCCGGTCGAGACCGGGCGGGGCTTCGTGCTGCACTCCTCCGACTATCATCTGGAGAACTCGACGCTGCCGATCAACGACGAGATCTCGCTGACGGCGACGCTCGAGATCCTGAAGGCGATCGCCGACGGACGCGGGCCCGACCACGCCATCCTCGCCCTCGGCTACGCCGGCTGGGCGCCGGGCCAGCTCGAGAGCGAGATCCAGGCCAACGGCTGGCTCAACTGCGACGCCGACCCCGCCCTCCTGTTCGAGACCGACCTCGACGAACGCTACGGCCGCGCCCTCGCCAAGCTCGGCATCGACCCGGCCCTCCTCTCCACCGAGAGCGGCCACGCCTGA
- the thrC gene encoding threonine synthase, whose protein sequence is MRYVSTRGVAPALSFSEVVLAGLARDGGLYVPERWPTLDAATIASFAGKSYADVAFRVIAPFVDGDIADADLKRMIDGAYGSAFRHPAVTPLVQIAPNHFLLELFHGPTLAFKDVAMQLLARLMDHVLGERGERATIVGATSGDTGGAAIEAFRGRDNTDIFILFPHGRVSDVQRRQMTTVADGNVHAVALEGTFDDCQAIVKALFNHHAFRDRVRLSGVNSINWGRIVAQVVYYFVAAVALGAPARTIDFVVPTGNFGDIFAGYVAKRMGLPIGRLVVATNVNDILVRTLETGRYEVTGVVPTISPSMDIQVSSNFERLLFEASGRDGAAVRGMMDRLAQSGSFALPEADLASIRAEFAAGRADEATTAATIARVLGEAGYLLDPHTATGVAVAEAAGIGDTPVVTLATAHPAKFPDAVAAASGVRPPLPAWLGDLMEREERQTIQENAAATIERFVLDTARAAQSEA, encoded by the coding sequence GTGAGATACGTGAGCACGCGGGGCGTCGCACCGGCGCTGTCGTTTTCGGAGGTCGTCCTCGCCGGGCTCGCCCGCGACGGCGGGCTCTACGTGCCGGAGCGCTGGCCGACGCTGGATGCGGCCACCATCGCCTCCTTCGCCGGCAAGTCCTACGCCGACGTCGCGTTCCGGGTGATCGCGCCCTTCGTCGACGGCGACATCGCCGACGCCGACCTGAAGCGGATGATCGACGGCGCCTACGGCTCCGCCTTCCGCCACCCGGCGGTGACGCCACTGGTGCAGATCGCGCCGAACCACTTCCTCTTGGAGCTGTTCCACGGGCCGACGCTCGCCTTCAAGGACGTCGCCATGCAGCTGCTCGCCCGGCTGATGGACCACGTGCTGGGCGAACGCGGCGAGCGCGCCACCATCGTCGGCGCCACCTCCGGCGACACCGGCGGCGCGGCGATCGAGGCCTTCCGCGGCCGCGACAACACCGACATCTTCATCCTGTTCCCGCACGGCCGCGTCTCGGACGTGCAGCGCCGGCAGATGACCACGGTGGCCGACGGCAACGTCCACGCCGTCGCGCTCGAGGGCACCTTCGACGACTGTCAGGCGATCGTGAAGGCGCTGTTCAACCACCACGCCTTCCGCGACCGCGTCCGGCTCTCCGGCGTCAACTCGATCAACTGGGGCCGCATCGTCGCCCAGGTGGTCTACTACTTCGTCGCCGCGGTCGCGCTCGGCGCACCGGCGCGCACGATCGACTTCGTGGTGCCCACCGGCAACTTCGGCGACATCTTCGCCGGCTACGTCGCCAAGCGCATGGGCCTGCCGATCGGCCGGCTCGTCGTCGCCACCAACGTCAACGACATCTTGGTGCGCACGCTGGAGACCGGCCGCTACGAGGTCACCGGCGTCGTGCCGACGATCTCGCCGTCGATGGACATCCAGGTCTCCTCCAACTTCGAGCGACTGCTGTTCGAGGCCTCCGGCCGCGACGGCGCCGCGGTGCGCGGCATGATGGACCGGCTCGCCCAGTCCGGCTCGTTCGCGCTGCCCGAGGCCGATCTCGCGTCGATCCGCGCCGAATTCGCGGCCGGCCGCGCCGACGAAGCGACCACGGCCGCCACGATCGCCCGGGTGCTCGGCGAGGCCGGTTACCTGCTCGATCCGCACACCGCCACCGGCGTCGCCGTGGCCGAGGCGGCGGGCATCGGCGACACCCCGGTGGTGACGCTCGCCACCGCCCATCCCGCCAAGTTCCCGGACGCCGTCGCCGCCGCGAGCGGCGTCCGTCCGCCTCTGCCGGCCTGGCTCGGGGACTTGATGGAGCGGGAGGAACGGCAGACCATTCAGGAAAATGCGGCGGCGACGATCGAGCGGTTCGTCCTCGACACCGCCCGCGCCGCGCAGTCGGAGGCTTGA
- a CDS encoding M16 family metallopeptidase — translation MAVDVTELDNGVTVVTHGMSHLASTALGVWVSAGSRSEDVAENGISHLLEHMAFKGTRRRSAKAIAEEIENVGGEVNAATSVESTSYYARVLAGDVPLALDILADILQDSVFDPDELDREKHVIGQEIGAALDTPEDLVFDLFQGAAFPDQPIGRPILGSVDTVKSFSDDALRRYLGKHYTGPRTVIAAAGKVEHRRLVRLAREKFERFSADPAAPEPEARYAGGEKREERDLMEAQIVLGFPGASYHADDYTTAQIASSVLGGGMSSRLFQEVREKRGLCYSIYSFHWGFRDTGLFGISAATGEQDVAALVETTLDEVEATIASVGEAEVARAKAQLRAGLLMTLESPAARAGQIARQIMFHGRPLPLDELVARIEAVGTRDVADFLARMVAGAPTLASIGPIADVPSREAVASRLGSSARVA, via the coding sequence ATGGCGGTCGACGTCACGGAACTCGACAACGGGGTCACCGTCGTCACCCACGGCATGTCCCACCTCGCCTCGACCGCCCTCGGCGTCTGGGTGTCGGCGGGCTCGCGGTCGGAGGACGTCGCCGAGAACGGCATCTCGCACCTGCTCGAGCACATGGCCTTCAAGGGCACGCGCCGGCGCTCGGCCAAGGCGATCGCCGAGGAGATCGAGAACGTCGGCGGCGAGGTCAACGCCGCCACCTCGGTCGAGAGCACCAGCTACTACGCCCGCGTGCTCGCCGGCGACGTGCCGCTCGCGCTCGACATCCTCGCGGACATCCTGCAGGATTCGGTCTTCGATCCCGACGAACTCGATCGCGAGAAGCACGTGATCGGCCAGGAGATCGGCGCCGCGCTCGACACGCCCGAGGACCTCGTCTTCGACCTCTTTCAGGGGGCCGCCTTCCCGGACCAGCCGATCGGCCGGCCGATCCTCGGCTCGGTCGACACCGTCAAGAGCTTCTCCGACGACGCGCTCCGGCGCTATCTCGGCAAGCACTACACCGGCCCGCGCACGGTGATCGCCGCCGCCGGCAAGGTCGAGCACCGCCGGTTGGTGCGTCTCGCCCGCGAGAAATTCGAGCGCTTCTCCGCCGACCCGGCCGCGCCCGAGCCCGAGGCACGCTACGCCGGCGGCGAGAAGCGCGAGGAGCGCGACCTGATGGAGGCCCAGATCGTACTGGGCTTCCCGGGTGCCTCCTACCACGCCGACGACTACACCACCGCGCAGATCGCCTCCTCGGTGCTCGGCGGTGGCATGTCCTCGCGGCTGTTCCAGGAGGTCCGCGAGAAGCGCGGCCTGTGCTACTCGATCTACTCGTTCCACTGGGGCTTCCGCGACACCGGCCTGTTCGGCATCTCCGCCGCCACCGGCGAGCAGGACGTCGCCGCCCTGGTCGAGACCACGCTCGACGAGGTCGAGGCGACGATCGCGAGCGTCGGCGAGGCCGAGGTCGCCCGCGCCAAGGCGCAGCTGCGCGCCGGTCTCCTGATGACGCTCGAGAGCCCCGCCGCCCGCGCCGGCCAGATCGCGCGCCAGATCATGTTCCACGGCCGGCCGCTGCCGCTCGACGAGCTGGTCGCGCGCATCGAGGCGGTCGGGACGCGCGACGTCGCCGACTTCCTCGCCCGGATGGTCGCCGGCGCGCCGACCCTGGCGTCGATCGGCCCGATCGCGGACGTGCCGTCCCGGGAGGCCGTCGCGAGCCGCCTCGGCTCGTCGGCTCGGGTGGCGTGA
- a CDS encoding GNAT family N-acetyltransferase: MTLFRAVAGDPGPVLPGARILLRPPTMADFPAWAELREESRRFLAPWEPTWPADDLTRTAFKRRIKRYHREIRDEAGLPLFLIRRADDRLLGGLTLSNIRRGVTQSCSLGYWMGERFAGQGYMGEAVALVIPHVFTAMRLHRIEAASMPTNARSIRLLEKAGFAREGFARQYLLIDGRWQDHVLFGLVADEAAGRGPAGAGAAGERPLGIL, translated from the coding sequence GTGACGCTGTTCCGCGCCGTCGCGGGCGATCCCGGTCCGGTCCTGCCGGGCGCGCGGATCCTGCTGCGGCCGCCGACGATGGCGGATTTTCCGGCCTGGGCCGAGCTGCGCGAGGAGAGCCGGCGATTCCTCGCGCCCTGGGAGCCGACCTGGCCGGCCGACGACCTCACCCGCACCGCGTTCAAGCGGCGGATCAAGCGCTATCACCGCGAGATCCGCGACGAGGCGGGGCTGCCGCTGTTTCTGATCCGGCGTGCCGACGACCGCCTGCTCGGCGGCCTGACGCTGTCGAACATCCGCCGCGGCGTCACCCAGAGCTGCTCGCTCGGCTACTGGATGGGCGAGCGTTTCGCCGGCCAGGGCTACATGGGGGAGGCGGTGGCGCTGGTGATCCCGCACGTGTTCACGGCGATGCGGCTGCATCGGATCGAGGCGGCGTCGATGCCGACCAACGCCCGCTCGATCCGGCTCCTCGAAAAGGCCGGATTCGCCCGCGAAGGCTTCGCCCGGCAGTATCTCCTGATCGACGGCCGTTGGCAGGACCACGTCCTGTTCGGCCTCGTCGCCGACGAGGCGGCCGGTCGCGGGCCGGCCGGGGCCGGTGCCGCAGGGGAACGCCCCCTCGGGATCTTGTGA